In Ectothiorhodospira sp. BSL-9, a single window of DNA contains:
- a CDS encoding gamma-glutamyl-gamma-aminobutyrate hydrolase family protein: MARPRIGVTGPDRGGVAAWIMTWWAIRRAGGKAIHITPGRPRSCQELDGLVVGGGADVDPSLYGQDPLSLIREIDATETGWRQRILGFVLYPLLWLLRRVLYTKLHGGDADRDRLEQALIREALDRGLPILGICRGMQLLNVVCGGTLYQNLEGFYREHPQVRSVLPRKVVTLTEGSRIAALTGKDPLPVNALHNQAVADLGQDLVVAAREASGVVQAIESRRAPLILGVQWHPEYLPQKARQRRLFQGLVDSSRDLSARARSQ, from the coding sequence ATGGCGAGACCCCGCATCGGCGTCACGGGGCCGGACCGGGGCGGCGTGGCTGCCTGGATCATGACCTGGTGGGCCATCCGGCGGGCCGGCGGCAAGGCCATTCACATTACCCCTGGGCGGCCCCGCAGCTGCCAGGAACTGGACGGCCTGGTGGTGGGTGGGGGCGCGGATGTGGACCCCAGCCTCTATGGTCAGGATCCCTTGAGCCTGATCCGGGAGATCGATGCCACCGAGACCGGCTGGCGACAGCGCATCCTCGGCTTTGTGCTCTACCCCCTGCTGTGGCTGCTGCGCAGGGTGCTGTACACCAAGCTGCACGGCGGCGACGCTGACCGGGATCGTCTCGAACAGGCCCTGATCCGGGAGGCCCTGGACCGCGGGCTGCCCATCCTGGGCATCTGCCGGGGCATGCAGTTGCTGAACGTGGTGTGCGGCGGCACCCTGTACCAGAATCTGGAAGGATTTTACCGTGAACACCCCCAGGTGCGCAGCGTGCTGCCACGCAAGGTGGTCACCCTCACCGAAGGCTCGCGTATCGCCGCCCTGACCGGTAAGGACCCCCTGCCCGTCAACGCCCTGCATAATCAGGCGGTGGCAGACCTGGGCCAGGATCTGGTGGTGGCGGCCCGGGAGGCCAGCGGCGTAGTCCAGGCCATCGAGAGTCGACGCGCCCCCCTCATCCTGGGGGTGCAATGGCATCCGGAGTATCTGCCCCAGAAGGCCCGCCAGCGACGTCTGTTCCAGGGTCTGGTGGACTCCAGCCGGGACTTGTCGGCCAGGGCCCGATCCCAGTAG
- a CDS encoding diguanylate cyclase, which produces MRSDVPHTRATVLIVDDQPTNIHALASLLKGDYRILTATRGEKALELAQGKQAPDLILMDIVMPDMDGYEICRRLKDNEATRAIPVIFVTALDHEKDEEEGLNLGAADYISKPFSPAVVRARVRNQVNLKLKTDLLEKISLQDGLTEIHNRRYFDQKLAEEWARLSRNNQSLSLLMIDIDQFKPYNDHYGHGAGDECLRRVAQALERVPVRAMDLVARYGGEEFVVLLPETDAQGARHVAEGMIDAISALGITHEYSDVAPHVTISAGGATHSRQHPKASAEALKKAADTALYQAKKNGRNQYQADT; this is translated from the coding sequence CTGAGGTCTGATGTGCCCCATACAAGAGCGACGGTACTGATCGTCGACGATCAACCGACCAACATCCATGCATTGGCCTCCCTGCTCAAGGGGGATTACCGGATCCTGACCGCCACGCGGGGCGAAAAGGCACTGGAACTGGCCCAGGGCAAGCAAGCTCCGGACCTGATCCTGATGGATATCGTCATGCCGGACATGGACGGCTACGAGATCTGCCGTCGACTCAAGGACAACGAGGCCACCCGGGCCATCCCGGTGATCTTCGTGACGGCCCTGGACCATGAGAAGGACGAGGAGGAAGGCCTGAACCTGGGTGCCGCCGACTATATCTCCAAGCCCTTCAGCCCGGCCGTCGTGCGTGCCCGGGTGCGCAACCAGGTGAATCTCAAGCTCAAGACAGACTTGCTGGAGAAGATCTCCCTGCAGGACGGCCTGACGGAAATACATAACCGGCGCTACTTCGACCAGAAGCTGGCAGAAGAATGGGCCCGATTGAGTCGAAATAATCAATCCCTTTCCCTGCTCATGATCGACATTGATCAGTTCAAGCCCTATAACGACCATTACGGCCATGGGGCCGGTGATGAGTGTCTCAGACGGGTGGCGCAGGCCCTGGAGCGCGTGCCTGTGCGTGCCATGGATCTGGTGGCCCGTTATGGGGGCGAGGAGTTCGTGGTGTTACTGCCGGAGACCGACGCACAAGGCGCCCGGCACGTGGCCGAGGGAATGATCGACGCGATAAGCGCCCTTGGCATCACCCATGAGTACTCGGATGTGGCGCCCCATGTCACCATCAGCGCAGGCGGTGCCACCCATTCCAGGCAGCATCCCAAGGCTTCGGCGGAAGCACTGAAAAAGGCCGCTGATACTGCCCTTTACCAGGCCAAGAAGAACGGGCGTAACCAATACCAGGCTGACACATGA
- the dapF gene encoding diaminopimelate epimerase, which yields MTLFFTKMQGLGNDFVVIDGVRQAVELTPERVRFLAHRRLGVGCDQVLLVEPPADPARAAFRYRIFNADGGEVEQCGNGARCFAVFVRDQGLTDQTLIPVETAGGLIQLQVEGNGEVTVNMGRPRFEPAEIPFEASAMAPVYALEVDGQTVEIGAVSMGNPHAVLRVEDVCKAPVESLGPAMESHPRFPRRVNVGFMEVMAGDHVRLRVFERGAGETQACGTGACAAVVSGRKRGWLDERVAVDLPGGRLVIQWEGCEDAPVFMTGPATSVFTGNIKL from the coding sequence ATGACACTCTTCTTTACCAAGATGCAGGGCCTGGGCAACGACTTCGTGGTGATCGACGGGGTGCGCCAGGCGGTTGAACTCACGCCGGAGCGGGTGCGGTTTCTGGCCCATCGCCGGCTGGGCGTGGGTTGTGATCAGGTGCTCCTGGTGGAGCCGCCCGCCGATCCCGCCAGGGCGGCCTTTCGCTACCGGATCTTCAACGCCGATGGCGGCGAGGTGGAGCAGTGTGGCAACGGCGCCCGCTGTTTTGCCGTATTCGTGCGCGATCAGGGCCTGACGGACCAGACCCTGATTCCGGTGGAGACGGCCGGGGGGCTGATCCAGCTTCAGGTGGAGGGCAATGGCGAGGTCACGGTGAACATGGGCCGGCCCCGGTTCGAGCCAGCCGAGATACCGTTTGAGGCATCTGCCATGGCACCGGTCTACGCGCTGGAAGTGGATGGGCAAACCGTGGAAATCGGTGCGGTCTCCATGGGCAACCCCCATGCGGTGCTGCGGGTGGAGGATGTTTGCAAGGCCCCGGTGGAATCCCTGGGACCCGCCATGGAGTCCCATCCGCGTTTCCCCAGGCGCGTGAATGTGGGCTTCATGGAAGTGATGGCAGGGGATCATGTGCGTCTGCGGGTGTTCGAGCGCGGGGCAGGGGAGACCCAGGCCTGCGGCACCGGTGCCTGCGCCGCCGTGGTGTCCGGGCGCAAGCGCGGCTGGCTGGACGAACGGGTGGCAGTGGATCTGCCTGGCGGGCGGCTTGTGATACAGTGGGAGGGCTGCGAAGACGCCCCGGTCTTCATGACCGGCCCCGCGACATCGGTCTTTACGGGTAACATCAAGCTATGA
- a CDS encoding sensor domain-containing diguanylate cyclase, whose protein sequence is MGPAGKGRDTRHWKTSPGPIHVAGRRLWRGLGLRPRLLMAFLLVALIPMGLLFMLQYHHTRSLTLSFAEVGLERVAQVQQRRLNVELGRMFDHMDLVASRTQMRLSLRAYTRTGEDAHRQLIERILQDAIDPIVMLDGAWIRDARGHLVTGVNHDGGLDEPDIQPPLHEGSQGRLDVYWPEGDTPMIWVSGPLELDGEEIGSVHLLMRLDDLKAVLEDFPYEELGGKTLLLLEEPGRKPALIGGGQQTDLFLCEQRRDFPLASGGGPIRVCDYLMVVLPLDHVPGEVLVYASLDALKAALREQTRFMLWSVLFMLMLGLLMAIAFTRMISRPVTMLTRATRALRKHRGDVLVREPFWGEFTELARSFNQAAGIITRRTHDLSRELEARRHAQHQLTELANTDALTGLVNRRRFMEILESRMEESREMGGSLTLLYLDLDGFKPVNDQLGHDAGDIVLQVVAERLRYLVRGEDIAARLGGDEFALLLADDNGDRHADPRRLARRAEEQLSLPIEVKGRLVKVGCSVGVATTRPEDKPQDVLNRADEAMYQVKRSRRERG, encoded by the coding sequence ATGGGACCCGCTGGCAAGGGTCGTGATACCCGTCACTGGAAAACGTCACCTGGTCCGATTCATGTCGCTGGGCGACGCCTCTGGCGCGGCCTGGGTCTGCGCCCCCGGCTGCTGATGGCCTTTTTGCTGGTGGCCCTGATTCCCATGGGACTGTTGTTCATGCTCCAGTACCATCATACCCGCAGCCTCACCCTGTCCTTTGCCGAGGTCGGCCTGGAGCGGGTGGCGCAGGTTCAGCAGCGTCGGCTGAACGTGGAACTCGGTCGCATGTTCGATCATATGGATCTGGTGGCCAGTCGCACGCAGATGCGCCTGAGCCTGCGGGCCTACACGCGCACCGGCGAGGACGCGCACCGGCAACTCATCGAGCGCATCCTGCAGGACGCCATCGACCCCATCGTCATGCTCGACGGGGCCTGGATCCGTGATGCACGGGGTCATCTGGTAACAGGCGTGAACCATGATGGGGGACTGGATGAGCCGGATATCCAGCCCCCGTTGCATGAGGGCTCGCAGGGCCGCCTGGATGTTTACTGGCCCGAAGGCGACACACCCATGATCTGGGTCAGCGGTCCTCTGGAACTGGATGGTGAGGAGATTGGCAGTGTGCATCTGCTGATGCGGCTGGATGACCTGAAAGCCGTGCTGGAAGATTTCCCCTATGAAGAACTGGGCGGCAAAACCCTGCTGCTGCTGGAAGAGCCCGGGCGCAAGCCTGCATTGATCGGGGGTGGTCAGCAAACGGATCTTTTCCTGTGCGAGCAACGCCGTGATTTTCCGCTCGCCTCAGGTGGCGGACCGATACGCGTGTGTGACTATCTGATGGTGGTCCTGCCGCTGGATCATGTGCCGGGCGAGGTGCTGGTCTACGCGTCGCTCGATGCATTGAAAGCGGCGCTACGGGAACAGACGCGTTTCATGTTGTGGAGCGTGCTGTTCATGCTGATGCTTGGTCTGCTCATGGCCATCGCATTCACCCGCATGATCTCGCGACCGGTGACGATGCTGACCCGGGCCACGCGGGCCTTGCGCAAGCATCGGGGCGATGTCCTGGTCAGGGAGCCCTTCTGGGGGGAGTTCACGGAACTGGCCCGCTCCTTCAATCAGGCGGCGGGCATCATTACCCGCCGCACCCATGACCTGAGTCGGGAACTGGAGGCGCGACGTCACGCACAGCATCAGCTCACCGAGCTTGCCAATACGGATGCCCTCACCGGTCTGGTGAACCGCCGGCGATTCATGGAAATCCTCGAGTCCCGGATGGAGGAAAGCCGGGAGATGGGAGGCAGCCTGACGCTCCTCTACCTGGACCTGGATGGATTCAAGCCCGTCAACGATCAGTTGGGGCATGATGCAGGCGACATCGTCCTGCAGGTGGTGGCAGAGCGTCTGCGTTACCTGGTGCGTGGCGAAGACATCGCCGCGCGCCTGGGGGGGGACGAATTTGCCCTGCTGCTCGCGGACGACAACGGGGACAGGCATGCCGATCCCCGCCGCCTGGCCAGGCGCGCCGAGGAACAGCTCTCCCTGCCCATCGAGGTCAAGGGCCGCCTGGTGAAGGTGGGTTGCAGCGTCGGCGTCGCCACAACCCGGCCCGAGGACAAGCCCCAGGACGTGCTCAACCGCGCAGATGAGGCCATGTATCAAGTGAAAAGGTCTCGTCGCGAGAGGGGTTGA
- a CDS encoding amidoligase family protein: MTEFRHLPHSQNPDGELRRVGIEMEMAEISLDVIADSIVDLFGGVHQQDSPFEHHVTGTRFGDFGLELDSDLLKRREYLDYLENMGIEIDRDAEPHALENALSQVAGLVVPHEVVAPPIPHDALPELDRLRQRLQQEGAKGTHSSLFYAFGLQINLELARLDADHILHHLQAFMLLYDWLLSHSQADLSRRLTPFVDPFPEDYPRLILASGYHPDLSGLIDDYLAHNPTRNRPLDMLPLFAHLSPEQVDAAPVEHHLIRPRPTFHYRLPDCRIDEPDWDLSVPWNAWVEVERLAADPQRLGAMAREYLAAEPETLASKGQRWVEKVTDWLRS, encoded by the coding sequence ATGACAGAATTCAGGCACCTTCCCCACAGCCAGAACCCGGACGGCGAGTTGCGCCGCGTGGGCATCGAGATGGAAATGGCGGAGATCTCGCTGGATGTCATTGCCGATTCCATTGTGGATCTTTTCGGGGGCGTGCATCAGCAGGACTCTCCCTTTGAACACCACGTAACCGGAACACGATTCGGTGATTTCGGCCTGGAACTGGACAGCGACCTGCTCAAACGCCGGGAATATCTGGACTACCTGGAAAACATGGGCATCGAGATCGACCGGGACGCCGAGCCCCATGCCCTGGAGAACGCCCTGTCCCAGGTGGCCGGACTGGTGGTGCCCCATGAGGTGGTGGCCCCGCCCATCCCCCACGATGCCCTACCGGAACTGGACAGGCTGCGCCAGCGCCTGCAGCAGGAAGGGGCCAAGGGGACCCATAGCTCCCTGTTCTACGCCTTCGGCCTGCAGATCAACCTGGAGCTGGCGCGCCTGGATGCCGATCACATCCTGCATCATCTTCAGGCCTTCATGCTCCTGTATGACTGGCTGCTCAGCCATTCCCAGGCGGATCTGTCCCGGCGCCTCACGCCCTTCGTGGACCCGTTCCCCGAGGACTACCCCCGCCTGATCCTGGCGTCGGGCTATCACCCGGACCTGTCGGGCCTGATTGATGATTATCTGGCCCACAACCCCACCCGTAATCGGCCACTGGACATGCTGCCGCTGTTTGCCCATCTATCCCCGGAACAGGTGGATGCGGCGCCGGTGGAACATCATCTGATCCGCCCTCGGCCCACCTTTCACTACCGCCTGCCGGACTGTCGCATCGACGAACCGGACTGGGATCTGAGCGTGCCCTGGAACGCCTGGGTGGAGGTGGAACGCCTGGCCGCGGACCCTCAACGCCTGGGGGCCATGGCCCGTGAATACCTGGCGGCAGAACCCGAGACCCTGGCCAGCAAGGGGCAACGCTGGGTGGAAAAAGTCACCGACTGGCTGCGGAGCTGA
- a CDS encoding PAS domain S-box protein: MFFPKLRSIATARVITLPATATLTEAVHSMRRHNIRDVVVTLGDDYRLLLSSLLLKLQIQGVPLSTPLGDLQLPAPAILNPEETVLEGLKAIRNEAEHICLVDAEGVLKGIVSYSDLACSLDPEVLAESQSLGQLIHGLQPLTVEENQPVRQVMQRMDRDHFTPAIVIQQGIPVGILTQRDVIHLIDASADLDRPIGEYMTSPLQTLSKDTTISEALRFCRQHRIKRVVVVDADRRFTGLVGQKELVSLYYNRWFNLLKDHQQQLDQLNQELSDTNQALTSLTEEVPAGLMVIDNAGIITRINQATTELLGYASDEVLGQKALDLFRCAHHRNGDSSWLHCDHTQSWIPAERCRVFESLRDGQPFAGREVMFNREGSPIIVELKAKPMAQSRGFLLLLQDVSDAALKARQLEKELELFSRGPVIVCVWLPEPGWPLKYVSPNAQDILGFTREELLSGGQGFSHLGHEQDVIRVEREIADYLARRAPVMEHQYRLRRKDGEYRRFYDYSFPEYDADGRLVALRGYLLDQTEQLETRNALEEQERRFRTLFELYPDATLLIDVADGRTLEFNTKAHQQLSYTAEEFAGLRITDYEALETPAEVARHIQRIKAQGRDDFETRHRCKDGSLIDVNVTVTLLELGEQPCMLAVFRDITQRKQAEQRLHDSEDRLKLATEAAGMGIWDYDVEKDRLIWDERMYMLYGVDPAQFGHRFDDWAHTLMPESLSRVQPAFRALIQDDTPFDVQIQIRRPSDGQIRSLRGLARAIRDDQGKAIRVVGVNEDITERILADRKLAAEEAKFRTLFELSPVGIAMNDFHTGEFLEFNTAINEPAGYSPEEFRRLSYWEVTPSEYLPDEQRVLESMNRAGIYGPFEKEYIRKDGTRYPVLLHGFKTTTAEGREVIWSIIQDISAVKQAQQELKDREERLQQLAAHSRNVTWEMDVEGCFTYVSPVAEAVWGYSSDELVGHKYFYELYPEAHRPAFKTKAFQMIERRETVQGLINPVNDKQGRTLWMSTHAFPLMDEQGIFRGYRGSDLDVTEAVDAKQALEAEKERFRGIFEKTGSGVAVYRPVNDAQDFVFTDYNPAAEQMDHTCREDVIGYRLSERFPAVHEMGLMDALRRVARTGQGEFLPLSQYDDGHLKGWRENTLFKLSSGEVVAVYNDLTEIKQAQETAERANLAKSQFLANMSHEIRTPMNAVIGLSDLLLSSSLNAKQRDYLGKIRDSSRMLLGIINDILDYSKIEAGRLDLENHSFRIDDLLDQMRTLFASAADAKGIELVFELDTQGSISVEGDALRLGQVLTNLLSNAIKFTDQGQVVLSIRRLGRDAQGARLHFEVRDTGIGIDAEQQTRLFQAFSQVDTSTTRKYGGTGLGLVISRKLLERMGGVLQLDSSPGAGSSFHFELTLPLSPDQGLASTHESIRPGARVLVVDDHATARIVLNNMLQSYGFQTQEADSGEAAIKAVRAAERAGMSFDFILMDWKMPGELDGLQALDRLHALRQQGDLQQTTIPALIISAYSQEDLVPHSDRFSAFLSKPVTPRSLVEAMNKAVAEQTTEASVSDLMQVPCFQGRTILLVEDNALNQEVAREMLKKTQVRVILANDGREAVDQVAQYPIDLVLMDLQMPVMDGFEATRHIRERFPDLPIIALSAAVMEDDRERARAAGMNDHLAKPIDSEALLHTLEKWLQSDGICVEPRDEDTPGAELPDTLKAFDLAAGLKRFDGDISLYLRTLQRFAAQMEAEFDELCGCLDQPENPRTGRMIHTLKGLAGTIGALDLAHRAGRLETMLKEGKTIPEDDLSAFMEALNTVRAQLATLPQTQGSEGIQGTNPQPPLQAMQHILQCLASGELLDQRELGQVTSYLGQQVDTRAAQELAERVDQFDHDGAAALLKQLARQAGVKLS, from the coding sequence ATGTTCTTCCCGAAGCTTCGCAGCATCGCCACAGCCAGGGTGATCACCCTACCAGCGACCGCCACCCTGACAGAGGCGGTGCACAGCATGCGGCGGCACAATATCCGTGATGTGGTGGTCACCCTCGGCGATGACTATCGCCTGCTGCTCTCCAGCCTGCTGCTGAAGCTGCAGATCCAGGGTGTGCCGCTGTCCACCCCCCTGGGGGATCTGCAGCTCCCTGCGCCGGCCATCCTGAACCCCGAAGAGACCGTGCTGGAGGGACTCAAGGCCATCCGCAACGAGGCCGAGCACATCTGCCTGGTCGATGCAGAGGGGGTCTTGAAAGGCATTGTCAGCTACAGCGACCTGGCCTGCAGCCTGGACCCGGAAGTGCTGGCTGAAAGCCAGAGCCTGGGGCAACTGATCCACGGCCTGCAGCCCCTCACCGTGGAGGAGAACCAGCCCGTGCGCCAGGTGATGCAGCGCATGGACCGGGATCACTTCACCCCCGCCATCGTGATCCAACAGGGCATCCCCGTGGGCATCCTCACCCAGCGGGACGTGATCCACCTCATCGATGCCAGTGCCGATCTGGATCGGCCCATTGGCGAGTACATGACCTCCCCGCTGCAGACCCTCAGCAAGGACACCACCATCTCCGAGGCACTGCGCTTCTGCCGTCAACACCGGATCAAGCGGGTGGTCGTGGTGGATGCCGATCGTCGCTTCACTGGCCTGGTGGGTCAAAAGGAGCTGGTGAGCCTGTATTACAACCGCTGGTTCAACCTGCTCAAGGACCATCAGCAGCAACTGGACCAGCTCAATCAGGAACTGAGCGACACCAACCAGGCCCTGACGAGCCTGACCGAAGAGGTGCCGGCCGGTCTGATGGTCATCGACAACGCGGGCATCATCACGCGCATCAACCAGGCCACGACGGAACTTCTGGGTTACGCATCCGACGAGGTGTTGGGGCAGAAAGCCCTGGACTTATTTCGCTGCGCACACCACAGGAATGGAGACTCCAGCTGGCTGCACTGTGACCATACCCAGAGCTGGATCCCTGCGGAACGCTGTCGGGTGTTCGAATCCCTGCGGGATGGTCAGCCGTTCGCGGGGCGCGAGGTGATGTTCAACCGGGAGGGCAGCCCGATCATCGTGGAACTCAAGGCCAAGCCCATGGCCCAGAGTCGCGGGTTCCTCCTGTTGCTGCAGGATGTCAGCGATGCGGCCTTGAAGGCGCGTCAGCTGGAGAAGGAACTGGAGCTCTTTTCCCGTGGGCCGGTGATAGTCTGCGTCTGGTTGCCCGAACCCGGCTGGCCCCTCAAGTATGTCTCCCCCAACGCCCAGGATATCCTGGGCTTCACCCGGGAGGAACTGCTCAGCGGTGGGCAAGGCTTTTCCCATCTGGGCCACGAACAGGATGTTATCCGTGTGGAAAGGGAAATCGCTGACTACCTGGCCCGGCGGGCCCCGGTCATGGAGCATCAGTATCGCCTGAGGAGAAAGGACGGCGAATACCGGCGATTTTACGACTACTCCTTCCCCGAATATGACGCCGACGGCCGTCTGGTGGCCCTGCGTGGCTACCTGCTGGACCAGACGGAACAACTGGAAACCCGAAACGCCCTGGAGGAGCAGGAAAGGCGGTTTCGCACCCTGTTCGAGCTTTATCCCGACGCCACGCTGCTGATCGACGTGGCTGATGGCCGCACTCTGGAGTTCAATACCAAGGCCCACCAGCAACTGAGCTACACCGCCGAAGAGTTCGCTGGCCTGCGCATCACGGACTACGAGGCCCTGGAAACGCCCGCCGAGGTGGCCAGGCACATACAGAGGATAAAGGCGCAAGGCCGGGACGATTTTGAAACCCGCCATCGCTGCAAGGATGGCAGCCTGATCGATGTGAACGTGACGGTCACCCTCCTGGAACTGGGCGAGCAGCCCTGCATGCTGGCCGTGTTTCGGGATATCACCCAGCGAAAGCAGGCCGAACAGCGCCTACATGACAGCGAGGACCGCCTGAAACTGGCCACCGAGGCCGCCGGAATGGGCATCTGGGACTATGACGTGGAGAAGGACCGCCTGATCTGGGATGAACGGATGTACATGCTCTACGGCGTGGATCCAGCGCAGTTCGGGCACCGATTCGACGACTGGGCCCACACCCTGATGCCCGAATCATTGTCCCGGGTTCAGCCAGCCTTCCGGGCCCTGATCCAGGACGACACGCCTTTTGATGTGCAGATCCAGATACGCCGCCCCAGTGACGGCCAGATCCGTAGCCTGCGCGGGCTGGCTCGGGCCATCCGTGACGACCAGGGCAAGGCCATCCGGGTGGTGGGGGTCAACGAGGACATCACCGAACGCATCCTGGCCGACCGCAAACTGGCCGCGGAGGAGGCCAAGTTCCGCACCCTGTTCGAACTCTCGCCAGTGGGCATCGCCATGAACGACTTCCATACGGGGGAGTTTCTGGAGTTCAACACCGCCATCAACGAGCCGGCCGGCTACAGTCCCGAGGAATTTCGTCGGCTGAGTTACTGGGAGGTCACCCCATCAGAATACCTGCCGGATGAACAGCGGGTGCTGGAGTCCATGAACCGGGCAGGCATCTACGGCCCCTTCGAAAAGGAGTACATCCGCAAGGACGGCACGCGCTACCCGGTGCTGCTCCATGGCTTCAAGACCACCACCGCAGAAGGGCGGGAAGTCATCTGGTCGATCATTCAGGACATATCGGCCGTCAAACAGGCGCAACAGGAACTCAAGGACCGTGAGGAGCGGCTGCAGCAACTGGCGGCCCATAGCCGCAACGTCACCTGGGAAATGGATGTTGAAGGGTGTTTTACCTACGTGAGCCCCGTAGCCGAGGCCGTCTGGGGGTATTCAAGTGATGAGTTGGTGGGCCACAAATACTTTTACGAACTCTACCCCGAAGCCCATCGGCCGGCCTTCAAGACCAAAGCCTTCCAGATGATTGAGCGGCGCGAGACCGTGCAAGGACTGATCAATCCCGTTAACGACAAACAGGGACGAACACTCTGGATGTCCACCCACGCCTTCCCGCTGATGGATGAACAGGGGATATTCCGGGGGTATCGGGGCAGCGACCTGGATGTCACCGAGGCCGTCGATGCCAAGCAGGCCCTGGAAGCCGAGAAAGAACGTTTCCGGGGGATTTTCGAGAAGACGGGTAGCGGCGTGGCTGTCTACCGGCCGGTAAATGATGCCCAGGACTTCGTGTTCACCGATTACAATCCCGCCGCCGAGCAGATGGACCACACATGCCGTGAGGACGTCATCGGTTACCGGCTATCGGAGCGCTTCCCCGCCGTCCATGAGATGGGGCTGATGGACGCCTTGCGCCGGGTGGCCCGTACCGGGCAGGGCGAATTCCTGCCCCTCTCCCAGTATGACGATGGGCACCTCAAGGGCTGGCGCGAAAACACGCTGTTCAAACTTTCCTCCGGCGAAGTGGTGGCCGTCTACAACGACCTCACCGAGATCAAGCAGGCACAGGAGACCGCCGAACGGGCCAATCTTGCCAAGAGTCAGTTCCTGGCCAACATGAGCCATGAAATCCGCACGCCCATGAACGCCGTGATCGGCCTGAGTGATCTGCTGCTGAGCTCGTCACTCAACGCCAAACAGCGGGATTACCTGGGCAAGATACGCGACTCGTCCCGCATGCTGCTGGGCATCATCAACGACATCCTGGATTATTCCAAGATCGAGGCCGGCAGGCTGGATCTGGAGAACCATAGCTTCCGCATCGATGATCTGCTCGATCAAATGCGCACCCTGTTTGCCTCGGCGGCCGATGCCAAGGGCATCGAACTGGTGTTCGAATTGGACACTCAGGGTTCGATCAGCGTCGAAGGCGACGCCCTGCGCCTGGGGCAGGTGCTCACCAACCTGCTCAGCAACGCCATCAAATTCACCGATCAGGGGCAGGTGGTCTTGTCCATTCGTCGGTTGGGCCGCGACGCGCAGGGCGCGCGCCTGCATTTCGAGGTGCGCGACACGGGTATCGGCATCGATGCAGAACAGCAGACACGGCTGTTCCAGGCCTTCTCACAGGTCGACACATCCACCACCCGAAAATATGGCGGCACCGGCCTCGGTCTGGTGATCAGTCGCAAGCTGCTGGAAAGGATGGGAGGCGTGTTGCAACTGGATTCCAGCCCGGGGGCCGGCAGCAGCTTCCATTTCGAACTCACCCTGCCGCTGTCACCGGATCAAGGGCTGGCATCGACACATGAATCCATAAGACCCGGGGCCCGTGTCCTGGTGGTGGACGACCATGCCACCGCGCGGATCGTGCTTAACAACATGCTTCAAAGCTATGGTTTCCAGACGCAGGAAGCCGACAGCGGAGAGGCGGCGATCAAGGCCGTGCGGGCGGCGGAACGGGCCGGCATGTCCTTTGACTTCATCCTCATGGACTGGAAGATGCCCGGCGAGCTGGATGGGTTGCAGGCACTGGATCGGTTGCATGCGCTGCGCCAGCAGGGAGATCTGCAGCAGACGACCATTCCTGCATTGATTATCAGCGCCTACAGCCAGGAGGATCTGGTGCCCCATTCGGATCGCTTCAGCGCCTTTTTGAGCAAACCTGTCACACCGCGTTCCCTGGTGGAGGCCATGAACAAGGCGGTGGCGGAACAAACCACGGAAGCATCCGTTAGTGACTTGATGCAAGTCCCATGCTTCCAGGGTCGGACCATCCTGCTGGTGGAGGACAACGCCCTGAATCAGGAAGTGGCCCGGGAGATGCTCAAGAAGACCCAGGTCCGGGTCATCCTGGCCAATGATGGCCGCGAGGCGGTGGACCAGGTGGCACAATACCCCATCGATCTGGTGCTGATGGATCTGCAGATGCCCGTCATGGACGGCTTCGAAGCCACCCGTCACATCCGCGAACGGTTCCCCGACCTGCCCATCATTGCCCTGTCGGCGGCCGTGATGGAGGATGATCGCGAGCGGGCGCGGGCCGCCGGCATGAACGACCACCTGGCCAAGCCCATCGACAGTGAGGCGCTGCTGCACACGCTGGAGAAGTGGCTGCAAAGCGACGGCATCTGCGTCGAACCCCGGGACGAAGACACCCCAGGCGCGGAGCTGCCTGATACACTGAAGGCCTTCGATCTGGCGGCGGGGCTCAAGCGCTTCGACGGCGACATAAGCCTGTATCTGCGCACCCTGCAACGCTTCGCAGCGCAGATGGAAGCGGAGTTCGACGAGCTATGCGGATGCCTGGATCAGCCCGAGAACCCCCGCACGGGGCGGATGATCCACACCCTCAAGGGCCTGGCGGGCACCATCGGCGCCCTTGATCTGGCCCACAGGGCCGGACGCCTGGAGACCATGCTGAAGGAGGGAAAGACCATTCCCGAAGACGACCTGAGTGCCTTCATGGAGGCCCTGAACACCGTCCGGGCTCAACTGGCCACCCTTCCGCAAACGCAAGGCTCTGAAGGCATTCAAGGCACGAACCCACAGCCCCCGCTACAAGCGATGCAGCATATCCTGCAATGCCTTGCCTCGGGGGAGCTGCTGGACCAACGGGAGCTGGGTCAGGTCACGTCCTACCTGGGCCAGCAGGTGGATACACGCGCCGCCCAGGAGCTGGCAGAACGGGTGGATCAATTCGATCATGATGGAGCGGCCGCGCTGCTCAAACAACTGGCCAGGCAGGCCGGCGTCAAACTTTCCTGA